A stretch of Amblyraja radiata isolate CabotCenter1 chromosome 6, sAmbRad1.1.pri, whole genome shotgun sequence DNA encodes these proteins:
- the zbed1 gene encoding E3 SUMO-protein ligase ZBED1: protein MEHRNAEGSTSDLKLVCHPRAKSKVWKYFGFDTDAEGCILQWKKIYCRVCHAQIAYSGNTSNLAYHLEKNHPNEFHQVVKSNGEQTKDPFPSGPLKHESEGAHLSMQDAILKTTYSQDSKRHQELIWVVTSFICEGLYPLSVVEEPTFKKLLKMADPRFELPGTKYFHRKAIPERYHLIRTAVEKELSVAVWCGVTADVWTAQGRNQCYMSLTAHFLGDASSHSNTLKFTSKCLTTFKVADEYTTENLAQALVESFREWGISKNVLGATTSSDCESVVNACSLLNLHVHLPCFGQAINQGIGRALQLPKLGTLLLKCGKLAEYFKQTPRAAYALSEMQKQQNLLQQQLVNDCSTWGNTLSMLQRLREQHTAVMAVLFEDSMNYHLMPEANEWNTIGGLVELLQPFHQATELMGRSKYPLISMVKPLLHVLMSSTLNVLDSDSQLLGAVKETIATELSEVYQLSPELELFLHSATFLDPRYKKVPFLSTAQQKQVENKILEEATSLLEKGKEAFGGGEGSFALDEPPLKRRAVPLPPYNTGSIDFMLAEVFGQAGYSEEDQDGCGSQVAEELNNYKSQKLLELSEDPLAWWSDRLVLFPTLSKLLRKYWCIPATAVPSERLFTAAGNLVNTKRNQLAPAEVDRLLFLYENTRLDREVAADED from the coding sequence ATGGAGCACAGGAACGCGGAAGGCTCCACGTCGGACCTGAAGCTAGTTTGCCACCCGAGGGCAAAGAGTAAAGTGTGGAAGTATTTTGGGTTTGACACTGATGCGGAAGGATGCATCCTGCAGTGGAAGAAAATCTACTGCAGGGTTTGCCATGCTCAAATTGCTTATTCTGGAAACACGTCCAACCTTGCCTACCACCTTGAGAAGAACCATCCCAATGAATTCCATCAGGTTGTCAAGAGCAATGGGGAACAGacaaaggacccgtttccctcCGGTCCCTTGAAGCACGAGTCTGAAGGTGCTCACCTGAGCATGCAAGACGCCATCTTGAAAACCACCTACAGCCAAGACAGTAAAAGGCACCAGGAACTGATCTGGGTGGTCACCAGCTTCATATGCGAGGGGCTCTACCCTCTCTCTGTGGTGGAGGAGCCAACTTTCAAAAAGCTCCTCAAAATGGCCGACCCGAGGTTTGAGCTCCCTGGCACGAAGTACTTTCACCGCAAAGCTATCCCCGAGCGTTACCACCTCATCCGGACTGCGGTGGAGAAAGAGTTGTCGGTGGCGGTGTGGTGCGGCGTCACGGCCGATGTGTGGACGGCGCAGGGCCGCAACCAATGCTACATGTCCTTGACCGCCCACTTCCTGGGCGACGCGAGCAGCCACTCCAACACCCTGAAGTTCACGTCCAAATGCCTCACCACGTTCAAGGTGGCGGACGAGTACACGACGGAGAATCTGGCTCAGGCCCTGGTCGAGTCCTTCAGGGAGTGGGGCATCAGCAAGAATGTGCTGGGCGCCACCACCAGCAGCGACTGCGAGAGCGTGGTGAACGCCTGCTCCCTGCTCAACCTCCACGTGCACCTGCCGTGCTTCGGCCAGGCCATCAACCAGGGGATCGGCCGGGCCCTCCAGCTCCCCAAACTCGGCACCCTCCTCCTGAAATGCGGCAAGCTGGCCGAGTACTTCAAGCAGACGCCGAGGGCGGCCTACGCGCTGAGCGAGATGCAGAAGCAGCAGAATCTGCTGCAGCAACAGCTGGTGAACGACTGCAGCACCTGGGGAAACACCCTGTCCATGCTGCAGCGCCTCAGGGAGCAGCACACAGCAGTCATGGCCGTGCTCTTTGAGGACAGCATGAATTACCATCTGATGCCGGAAGCCAACGAGTGGAACACCATCGGAGGGCTGGTGGAATTGCTGCAGCCGTTCCACCAAGCCACCGAGTTGATGGGTAGATCGAAGTACCCGCTCATCAGCATGGTGAAGCCCCTGCTCCACGTCCTGATGAGCTCCACCTTGAACGTGTTGGATTCGGACTCGCAACTGCTCGGCGCTGTCAAGGAGACCATCGCCACGGAGCTGTCCGAGGTGTACCAGCTGTCCCCAGAGCTGGAGCTCTTCCTCCACTCTGCCACCTTCCTCGACCCCAGGTACAAGAAGGTCCCGTTCCTCTCCACCGCTCAGCAGAAGCAGGTGGAGAATAAGATCCTGGAGGAGGCCACCAGCCTGTTGGAGAAGGGCAAGGAGGCCTTtggcggaggggaggggagcttTGCCCTGGACGAACCGCCGCTGAAACGCCGGGCGGTGCCGCTGCCGCCGTACAACACCGGGAGCATCGACTTCATGCTGGCAGAAGTCTTCGGGCAGGCGGGCTACAGCGAGGAAGACCAGGACGGGTGCGGTTCGCAGGTGGCGGAGGAGCTGAACAACTACAAGTCTCAGAAGCTTCTGGAACTGAGCGAGGATCCCCTCGCCTGGTGGTCCGACCGGCTGGTCCTGTTCCCCACCCTCAGCAAGCTGCTGCGGAAGTACTGGTGCATCCCGGCCACGGCCGTCCCGTCCGAGCGCCTGTTCACGGCGGCGGGCAACCTGGTGAACACCAAGCGTAACCAGCTGGCCCCCGCCGAGGTCGACCGCCTCCTGTTCCTTTACGAGAACACCCGGCTCGACCGCGAGGTGGCGGCGGACGAAGACTAG